In the genome of Budorcas taxicolor isolate Tak-1 chromosome 7, Takin1.1, whole genome shotgun sequence, the window TGGTAGGCAGCCCCCGCCATGCCCACGTACCCTGCACCGTGCCCCTCCATAGCGGCTCCTGGCGGGACCGGCCCTTCAAACCCTACAATTTCTCGGCCCACGGCGTCCTCCCCGACAGCGGCCACCTGCACCCGCTGCTCAAGGTCCGCTCCCAGTTCCGGCAGATCTTCCTGGAGATGGGGTGAGCACGGGCCCAGGGGCGGGGCTAGCCCAGGCCCGGGGCACAGGCAGGGCAGTCAGGCTGCGTCTCCCACCAGGTTCACCGAGATGCCGACTGACAACTACATTGAGAGCTCTTTCTGGAACTTCGACGCACTCTTCCAGCCCCAGCAGCACCCGGCACGCGACCAGCATGACACCTTCTTCCTGCGAGGTGGGTGCACCCTGCTGCCCCATGCCACCCGAGGGGCCAGGCCTGGGCAGAGCCTTTCGGGGTAACCTACCATCTTACAGGATAAACTCCATCCTTCTCAGGGTGGCCAGCAAAGCCTGTGTGAGCTACTGTCGTCAGCTTCTGTGATCTTCCACCTCCCGTCCTCTCACCTCAGGGTCTTTGCTGTGCGTTCTGCCGAGAAGTGTCTGCCGAGATGCTCACATGTCATCTCAGAGGGGCCCCCGCCGACATGCCCTTGTCCCCCCaagtcccttttcttttcttggctgcaccaggttttttttttaattactcatttggctgtgttggggcttagttgtgacatgtgggatcttcagtttttttgcagcatgttggatctagttccctgacctgggattgaacccaggccccctgcactggaagcacaaagtcttagccactggaccacctgggaaatccctgcatcaggtcttagttgcagcacatgggatcttcattgtggcatgcaggatatagttccctgaccagggatcgaacccgggcctcctacattaggagtgtggagtcctaactactggaccaccagggaagttcccctccCCAGCCAAGCTCTAAAAATCTTCTCACTGCTAGTCTTCAAGtttagtttccatttctttcttccacAGTCCTCAGTGTTCTCTAAATTGCGTGACTTTTCAGAATAGTCATTGTCTCCACACCACCAGGCGAGCAGACAAGGCTGTTGTGTGCCTGTTATCCAGCCAGGAGCAAAATGTCATTATCATCGTCACGGCATCCAGAACTTACCAAGGACATCcatagtggcccagtggttaaagtTTCCagacttccattgcagggggtgtgggttcaatccctggtcagggaagttgcAACAGCCAGAAAAACTATCCAAAACGAAACTTACTGGGCTGCCACTCGCCTAATCTGCCTACCAACTACAGGAAGTAGACTGTCAGCcccttttgcagatgaggaagtaggcccagagaggagacatcacttgcccagggtcacagctTGTAAGAGGTGGAGCTGGGAATGGATGTGTGCCTTTTTGGGtataataaaattgtatttcagGAAGGGAATTGTAAGAACTTGCATACTCGTGCCATAGGGTCACTGAGCTCCTGTGACTTCTCTGTTAAACCTCTGGATCACAGCCACAAATGAGACAGAAGTCCTTGCCCTGAGACCCTCATGTCTCGTTGGGCAAGATGTACCTTAAATCCTGAGtaaggaaatggcagtctactccagtgttcttgcctggaaaatcccatggacagcctgTGGGGTTAagaaaagaatcagacgtgacttagtgactaaacaacaacaagctgtAAACATGGCGATGCAAGATGGCAGTAAATGAGACGGAGGAGCTGACATTGTGTTGGGGGTGTACATGGTCAATTTAAAAACTGCTAGGATTTGGACTTCTTTGGAAGTCTGTTGGTTAAGACTTTGTACActgtgcagggggcatgagttcaatccctggtagaggAACTAAGATCGCATATGTTGTACAGCATAaccaaaaattgttttttaaagtctGCTTAAGCAAAcagaaggaggtgagggaggaggcTACATCTGTGGAAGGAAAGTTCCAGGCAAAGGGAatggccagtgcaaaggccctgaggctggcaCATGCCCGGTGTGCTTACAGATtggcagggaagccctgtggctcGAAGAAGTGATCAGTTAGGAGTGGGaggagggaattctctggtggttcagtggttcgcactccatgctttcactgccatggacatgggttcaatacccgAGTTGgagaactaagttcccacaagcCCTGCAGCATAGCCAGAAAAAAGGGAGGCAGCAGGACCGGGGAAGGTTCTGGTAGAGGAGGGGTGTGAGTGACTGCCTCAGGTGTTCCCAGGTGCCCTCCAGCAGTTACAGAGGGCAAGCGAGGGAGCTGCCTAAGTCACTGTCTGTGTTCCTTGTGGTGGCTCTTTGAGTAAtgctcattatttatttatttggctgcgccaggttttaactgtggcatgtaggatttttagttgcggcaggtgggatttagttccctgaccaggagtcaaacccaggccccctgtgcaTTGGGAACTcggaatcttaaccattggaccaccaaagGAAGTCCCAAGAAATGCTCCTTGACTGACCAGATGTTGCTCTGTCCTGCCCAGATCCAGCCCAGGCCCAGCAACTCCCAATGGACTATGTCCACCGCGTGAAGCGGACCCACTCTCAGGGCGGCTATGGCTCACAGGGGTAAGTGAGGACCAGGACTTTGGGTGAGTGAGGACCAGGACTTTGGGTGGGGAAGAGGCTGGGGACCGAGAGCTGCATCATGGACTTCCTTGCATGTCCCCCTGAAGGTACAAATACAACTGGAAACTGGACGAGGCTCGGAAAAACCTGCTGCGCACACACACCACAGCAGCCAGCGCCCGTGCCCTCTACCGCCTGGCCCAGAAGGTGTGGCCAGGCTCCGGCAGCAttggagggaggggctgggctgtCATACTGACCTCCTCACCCATGCCCGGGCCTGGCCTGCCTGTCACCCCCAGAAGCCCTTCACTCCGGCCAAATACTTCTCCATCGATCGAGTGTTCCGGAATGAGACCCTGGATGCCACTCACCTGGCCGAGTTCCACCAGATTGAGGGCGTCGTGGCTGACCACGGCCTCACGCTGGGCCACCTCATGGGTGTCCTGCGGGAGTTCTTCACTAAGCTGGGTGAGCAGGCGGGCCAGAGTGGACAGTGTTGGTGGGTAACAGGAAGACGCCTTGGTCATCAGCCCGATTCTCCCCCCAACTGTTTGCCTGCCTCCCCACCAGGTATCACCCAGCTGCGTTTCAAGCCGGCTTACAACCCCTACACCGAGCCCAGCATGGAAATATTCAGCTACCACCAAGGTCAGGTGGAACCCAGtactggggcagggagggaggtctCAGGCTGCCCACAGCTCAGCCCCGCTTCCTGTTCCTGAGGACCCCACCTCCTGAGCTCATTGCCATGCCCAGTATCACCCACGCAAGCCGCCCCATCGTTTTCCTGCCTCCACAGGTCTGAAGAAGTGGGTGGAGGTCGGAAACTCTGGGATCTTCCGCCCTGAGATGTTGCTGCCCATGGGGCTCCCTGAGAATGTGTCGGTCATTGCCTGGGGTCTCTCGTTGGAACGGTGAGTACCCAACCCATGTAGGGTGTTGGCTGCCTCACTCCGGTGGCTTGTCAGGCAAGGGGGCCTGTAGACTTGCAGCCCCCtccattgattcattcatttgagAAATCCTTAGtgagcacctgctgtatgccCATTCTGTGCTGTGATTATAACACACATCTCTGCTGTATGAAGCTGGGGTGCTAATGGACCAAGGAGGATGAGAAttgataagataaataagtacattCAACAAACCAAGCTTAGAGTATGTCCAAAAGCAgtgtcatggggcttccctggtggctcagtggtaacgaatccgcctgccagtgccagagatatgggagactcagattcaatccctgggtcaggacgatcccctggagaaggaagtggcaacgcactccagtattcttgcctgggaaatctcacgggtagaggagcccggcgggctacagtccatggggtcacaaaagggtcgaACCTGATTGAGCAACCAATCACAACCTCAGAAGTAATGTTTGAGCAGAAACACAGCAGGGAGAGCTAAGATGTCAGGGAGGGCCTCggaggaggtgacatctgagcaaCGAATGGAGGTGGCTGAATTGGTAAGCTATAAAGATATCTGAGGAAGGAtggtccaggcagagggaataaccagtgcaaaggctctgaggcTGGAGCAGGCCTGCTGTATATGGAGAACATTGAGGAGGCCATTGTGactggtgggaggagggagtgaGTGAAGGGGGAGAGTGGGAAGAGATAGGGGTGAGGGAGGTGACAGGGCAGATGGTGTGGGGCCTTTTGAGCCCAAGGGAGGGCTGGGGCTTTTACTTCTGGGAAGGTAGCAAGAGAGGTTGTGATCAGAAGAGAGCATGACCTGACCTTGTATTAAACCCTGTCCCCGCCCCCCTCCAAGCCCGACGATGATCAAATATGGCATCAACAATATCCGGGAGCTGGTGGGCCACAAGGTGAACCTTCAGATGGTGTACGACAGTCCCCTGTGCCGCCTGGACGCTGAACGGGGGCCCCCTTCGACTCAAGAGGCTGTGTGACATGAGCTGCCCCCCATAGGCCACCTTCCCCAAGACCTTGCTGCCCCCTTGCATCCCTGCCGGTGACCCCCTTGTATTTACGAGGCCTCTGTGAGGCCCATCCCCCTGCCCCAGTATCTCCTCTTCCTGACCAGCCCCAGGGTCCTGGGGTCAGGGGAGTGGATAGCAGGTTCATTCTGTTGTCCACCTGTGAGGGTGGGCCTTGGGGAGCCCTGCAGGCCAGCTGTTGGCTAATAAAGTGGGCACATGCCCTCATCTGGTGCCTTTCCTTAGGGGTGGAAGGTGCTGGAGCCCCGGGTGTAAGACATGATGAGTTGGAGGTCTTGGATCTTGGGGACCTCCTTGGCCAGCCTGAGCCATATCCCTGTCAGGGAAGACTGGCTCCATCAAGCATTCACCAGTTTGCTTCCTGGTGCCAGGTCTCTTCTAGGTGAAGGGAATAACCCCTACCCGCTGTGGAAGCGGGGGAGGCCAGGGAGGTGTTGGGTCCCTGGGAGCCAGGATTCCCACCAATTGGGAGTCAGGCattggtgggatggggtggatagccttatttatttatttttggctgtgctgggtcttcattgtggcctgagggtttagttgccccagggcatgtaggatccctgaccagggattgaacctaggtcccctgcattggaaggcagattcttaaccactagaccacaagggaagtcccaaggtgagcctttaaaactgcttttttttgttattgttaaagAGCAGTttagttttaggttcatagcaaaattaAGTGACAGATACAGAGATTTCTCAAACTCCCTGCGTTGATGCATCATAATCACCCACGGTCCATAGTTGACATTTTGGTTGACTCCCCATGTTGTATGTGGCTTTGGATAAATGTATGAcgacatgtgggcttccctggtggcttatcggtaaagaatccattttcttgccaatgcaggaatgcaggttcaatccttgggtcgggaagatcccctggaggaggaaatggcaacccactccagtattcttgcctggagaaatctgcagaggagccttgcaggctacagtccagagggtcacagggtcagacacgatagtga includes:
- the FARSA gene encoding phenylalanine--tRNA ligase alpha subunit — its product is MATQARPTPQSSGPIPVPVVLVAGRDTRSALGATMADGPVAEVLLRRLEAADGGLDSAELATELGVEHQTVVGAVKSLQALGQIIETELRSTKRWELTTEGEEIAQEGSHEARVFRSIPPEGLPQSELMRLPSGKVGFSKAMSNKWIRVDKSAADGPRVFRVVDSVEDEVQRRLQLVRGGQAEKLGEKERSELRKRKLLTEVTLKTYWVSKGSAFSTSISKQETELSPEMISSGSWRDRPFKPYNFSAHGVLPDSGHLHPLLKVRSQFRQIFLEMGFTEMPTDNYIESSFWNFDALFQPQQHPARDQHDTFFLRDPAQAQQLPMDYVHRVKRTHSQGGYGSQGYKYNWKLDEARKNLLRTHTTAASARALYRLAQKKPFTPAKYFSIDRVFRNETLDATHLAEFHQIEGVVADHGLTLGHLMGVLREFFTKLGITQLRFKPAYNPYTEPSMEIFSYHQGLKKWVEVGNSGIFRPEMLLPMGLPENVSVIAWGLSLERPTMIKYGINNIRELVGHKVNLQMVYDSPLCRLDAERGPPSTQEAV